A genome region from Archaeoglobus fulgidus DSM 4304 includes the following:
- a CDS encoding tRNA(Phe) 7-((3-amino-3-carboxypropyl)-4-demethylwyosine(37)-N(4))-methyltransferase: MWEQFKKEKLRGYLEAKNQRKVDFDIVELLDLINSFDDFVTLSSCSGRIAVVDLEKPGDKASSLFLGKWHEGVEVSEVAEAALRSRKVAWLIQYPPIIHVACRNIGAAKLLMNAANTAGFRRSGVISLSNYVVEIASLERIELPVAEKGLMLVDDAYLSYVVRWANEKLLKGKEKLGRLQEALESLQRENAYCSD; the protein is encoded by the coding sequence ATGTGGGAGCAATTTAAGAAGGAAAAGCTCAGAGGTTACCTCGAGGCAAAGAATCAGAGGAAGGTCGATTTTGATATAGTTGAGCTTCTCGACCTGATCAACTCTTTTGATGACTTCGTAACTCTTTCAAGCTGCAGTGGGAGAATAGCAGTCGTCGACCTTGAGAAGCCTGGAGACAAAGCAAGCTCCCTTTTTCTGGGCAAGTGGCATGAAGGCGTGGAAGTCAGCGAAGTAGCAGAGGCAGCGTTGAGGAGCAGAAAAGTTGCCTGGCTAATTCAGTACCCGCCAATCATTCACGTTGCTTGCAGGAATATTGGGGCTGCGAAGCTGCTCATGAATGCGGCAAATACCGCCGGTTTCAGAAGAAGTGGTGTTATTTCTCTTAGCAATTACGTTGTTGAAATAGCCTCTCTCGAAAGAATTGAGCTTCCAGTTGCTGAGAAGGGCCTAATGCTCGTCGATGACGCCTATCTATCCTATGTTGTTAGGTGGGCGAACGAGAAGCTTCTCAAGGGAAAGGAAAAATTGGGAAGGCTGCAAGAAGCTTTAGAGTCTCTTCAGCGTGAAAACGCCTATTGCAGCGATTAG
- a CDS encoding replication factor C small subunit has protein sequence MENFEIWVEKYRPRTLDEVVGQDEVIQRLKGYVERKNIPHLLFSGPPGTGKTATAIALARDLFGENWRDNFIEMNASDERGIDVVRHKIKEFARTAPIGGAPFKIIFLDEADALTADAQAALRRTMEMYSKSCRFILSCNYVSRIIEPIQSRCAVFRFKPVPKEAMKKRLLEICEKEGVKITEDGLEALIYISGGDFRKAINALQGAAAIGEVVDADTIYQITATARPEEMTELIQTALKGNFMEARELLDRLMVEYGMSGEDIVAQLFREIISMPIKDSLKVQLIDKLGEVDFRLTEGANERIQLDAYLAYLSTLAKK, from the coding sequence ATGGAGAACTTCGAAATCTGGGTTGAGAAGTACCGCCCGCGCACTCTTGATGAAGTCGTGGGGCAGGATGAAGTTATACAGAGGCTTAAAGGGTATGTTGAAAGAAAAAATATACCTCACCTCCTCTTTTCCGGACCTCCTGGAACTGGTAAGACGGCAACAGCAATAGCTCTGGCGAGGGACCTGTTCGGGGAAAACTGGAGGGACAACTTTATAGAGATGAACGCGAGTGATGAGAGGGGAATTGATGTTGTAAGGCACAAAATCAAGGAATTCGCGAGAACGGCCCCCATAGGAGGCGCTCCCTTCAAGATAATCTTCCTCGACGAGGCTGATGCACTAACTGCCGACGCTCAAGCAGCCTTGAGAAGAACAATGGAAATGTACTCAAAATCCTGCCGTTTTATTTTGAGCTGCAACTACGTTAGCAGGATAATTGAGCCCATTCAGAGCAGATGTGCGGTTTTCAGATTCAAGCCGGTGCCCAAGGAGGCGATGAAGAAAAGGCTGCTTGAAATTTGCGAGAAAGAGGGTGTGAAGATTACAGAGGACGGGCTTGAGGCTCTGATATACATCTCAGGAGGGGACTTCAGAAAGGCCATAAACGCCCTTCAGGGTGCAGCAGCAATTGGGGAGGTTGTTGATGCGGATACGATATACCAGATAACCGCAACAGCAAGGCCTGAGGAGATGACGGAGTTAATCCAGACGGCGTTGAAGGGTAACTTCATGGAGGCGAGAGAGCTGTTGGACAGGCTGATGGTGGAGTACGGGATGAGCGGTGAGGATATAGTTGCGCAGCTTTTCAGAGAGATAATTTCGATGCCCATAAAGGACAGCCTGAAGGTTCAGCTTATCGACAAGCTTGGAGAGGTGGATTTCAGGCTGACGGAGGGGGCGAACGAGAGGATTCAGCTTGATGCCTATCTTGCGTACCTCTCCACTTTGGCCAAGAAGTGA
- the cofC gene encoding 2-phospho-L-lactate guanylyltransferase has translation MRILIPFKANNPKSRLSSILSEEERKELARLMLLDVIDAAKPFGEIKVVCPSELDVEGVEVVVDTSDLNTTVNKVMDEAPLAVIMSDLPLLSEEVLKRFFETEGDVVVAPGRKGGTNMLLVRKRGFRVSYHFGSFFKHLEMARKMGMKAKIFDSFYSSVDIDDESDLLELMMHGSGKKSYEFLRKIGFSVSFEETPRLERRVFMQP, from the coding sequence ATGAGGATTCTCATCCCTTTTAAGGCTAACAACCCCAAATCGAGGCTTTCCTCCATTCTCAGCGAGGAGGAAAGAAAGGAGCTTGCAAGGCTCATGCTCCTTGACGTAATTGATGCAGCCAAACCATTCGGGGAAATCAAAGTTGTGTGCCCCTCAGAGTTGGACGTTGAAGGGGTGGAGGTTGTTGTTGACACCTCAGACCTGAACACAACCGTTAATAAGGTAATGGACGAAGCTCCTCTTGCGGTGATAATGTCCGACCTCCCTCTCCTCAGTGAGGAGGTTTTGAAGAGGTTCTTCGAAACAGAGGGCGATGTTGTAGTTGCTCCGGGAAGGAAGGGGGGTACGAACATGCTTCTCGTGAGGAAAAGGGGGTTTAGAGTTTCCTATCACTTCGGCAGCTTTTTCAAGCATCTGGAAATGGCCCGCAAAATGGGGATGAAGGCAAAAATCTTCGACTCCTTTTACTCCTCCGTTGACATCGATGACGAGAGCGACCTTCTTGAGCTGATGATGCACGGGAGTGGGAAAAAATCCTATGAGTTTTTGAGGAAAATCGGTTTCTCCGTCAGTTTTGAGGAAACACCCAGGCTGGAACGTAGAGTTTTTATGCAACCATAA
- the ftsY gene encoding signal recognition particle-docking protein FtsY, with translation MFKALKEKLSGLRKKIEEEEKEEIEEIRKEAEEKREAKVEEKKVGLKDKVAALVISREVVIDEKKVEGILEELEEILLESDVAFEVVDAISEALKSRLVGRRKKLTEKLSDIVMEELRSIIFEILDENRFDFDEFIKEKLKEKKPVVIAFVGVNGTGKTTTIAKVANRLIKQGYSVVLAAGDTFRAGAIEQLEEHAKRLGVKLIKHKHGSDPAAVIYDAIKHAESKGIDVVLADTAGRMHTKKNLLDQLEKIKRVTKPDLIIFVDESIAGNDAVERARMFAETVGIDGSILTKLDADPKGGSAISISYVTKKPVLFFGVGQEYDDLVKFDSKWLVERIFS, from the coding sequence ATGTTCAAGGCTCTCAAGGAGAAGCTAAGCGGTTTGAGGAAAAAGATAGAGGAGGAGGAGAAGGAGGAAATTGAAGAAATAAGGAAAGAGGCTGAGGAGAAAAGAGAAGCTAAAGTGGAGGAGAAGAAAGTAGGGCTGAAAGACAAAGTTGCCGCACTTGTAATAAGCAGAGAAGTAGTTATTGATGAAAAGAAGGTAGAGGGAATTCTTGAAGAACTTGAAGAGATTCTCCTTGAGAGTGATGTTGCATTTGAGGTTGTTGACGCAATATCCGAAGCCCTAAAGAGCAGACTGGTCGGCAGGAGGAAAAAGCTGACCGAAAAGCTATCCGACATTGTTATGGAAGAGTTAAGGTCAATAATATTTGAAATTCTCGACGAAAACAGGTTTGATTTTGATGAGTTCATAAAGGAGAAGCTGAAGGAGAAAAAGCCGGTGGTTATAGCCTTCGTCGGTGTTAACGGCACAGGAAAAACGACAACAATCGCTAAGGTTGCGAACAGGCTGATAAAGCAGGGCTACTCAGTCGTTCTCGCTGCAGGAGACACGTTCAGGGCGGGAGCGATAGAGCAGCTTGAAGAACACGCGAAAAGGCTCGGTGTTAAGCTGATAAAGCACAAGCACGGCTCTGATCCAGCAGCGGTTATTTACGATGCGATAAAGCATGCGGAGAGTAAAGGCATAGATGTTGTGCTTGCCGACACAGCAGGCAGAATGCACACAAAGAAGAACCTCCTCGACCAGCTTGAGAAGATAAAGAGGGTGACGAAGCCGGACCTGATTATATTTGTAGATGAGAGCATTGCCGGAAACGATGCTGTTGAGAGAGCGAGAATGTTTGCAGAAACGGTAGGAATTGACGGGAGCATTTTAACCAAGCTCGATGCCGACCCCAAGGGAGGTTCAGCAATCTCCATCAGCTACGTAACCAAGAAACCCGTGCTTTTCTTCGGTGTGGGCCAGGAGTACGACGACCTTGTGAAGTTTGATTCTAAGTGGCTGGTTGAGAGAATCTTTTCATGA
- the pfdA gene encoding prefoldin subunit alpha: MSSEKEVQEKIATLQILQEEAEALQRRLMELEILENEYRKTLETLEFFESIDTSVEALMNLGGGVFAYVDVKNSKKMLVDIGSGVVVEREVGEAIEFVKNRIKKIEENQEKMTSMLQQVLSQAQRIQQELAARQQKE; this comes from the coding sequence ATGAGCTCTGAGAAAGAAGTTCAGGAAAAAATTGCGACTCTGCAGATACTGCAGGAGGAGGCAGAAGCGCTTCAGAGAAGGCTCATGGAGCTTGAAATCCTCGAAAACGAGTACAGAAAAACTCTTGAAACGCTGGAATTTTTCGAATCGATAGACACTAGCGTTGAGGCGTTGATGAACCTCGGGGGAGGCGTTTTTGCCTACGTTGACGTGAAAAACAGCAAGAAAATGCTCGTTGACATCGGCAGCGGTGTTGTTGTCGAAAGGGAGGTAGGAGAGGCCATAGAATTCGTTAAGAACAGAATAAAAAAGATTGAGGAGAATCAGGAGAAAATGACATCGATGCTCCAGCAGGTTCTCTCGCAAGCTCAGAGAATCCAGCAGGAGCTTGCTGCGAGACAGCAGAAGGAGTGA
- the rpl18a gene encoding 50S ribosomal protein L18Ae: MKFEVRGAFKTLEGWQKFTKVVEANNERYALEKVYSLIGSNHKVKRNLIKIEEVKQA, from the coding sequence ATGAAGTTTGAGGTTAGAGGAGCGTTTAAGACTCTGGAAGGCTGGCAGAAGTTCACGAAAGTTGTTGAGGCGAACAATGAGAGATACGCGCTTGAGAAGGTGTATTCTCTAATCGGGAGCAATCACAAGGTTAAGAGAAACCTCATAAAGATTGAGGAAGTGAAGCAGGCATGA
- a CDS encoding translation initiation factor IF-6 produces the protein MKVAVNGNPLIGLYAKVSEEYAVVGVNHEPLIDAIQEKLDVDVIVTKIAGSELVGAMMALNSRGAVVSDQVLSSELRELEKSLDVLVIETPMTCFGNNLLINDRGGIANPEMESSVVEKVADFMDIELVKGTVGGIKTVGMAAVVTNRGGLANPNINEWEAKKLQEVAGVEVLTGTVNFGTDMVGSGLVANSKGYVVGRDTTGFELGIVEEALFP, from the coding sequence ATGAAAGTTGCTGTTAACGGCAATCCGCTGATTGGACTCTACGCCAAGGTGTCTGAGGAGTATGCAGTAGTGGGGGTAAACCACGAGCCTCTGATTGACGCCATTCAGGAGAAGCTTGATGTTGATGTTATCGTTACAAAAATAGCCGGTTCCGAGCTTGTTGGGGCGATGATGGCTTTGAACAGCAGGGGGGCAGTGGTTAGTGATCAGGTCCTCTCCAGTGAGCTCAGGGAGCTTGAGAAGAGTCTTGATGTGCTGGTGATTGAGACTCCAATGACCTGCTTCGGAAACAATCTGCTGATAAACGATAGGGGTGGGATTGCCAACCCTGAAATGGAGAGCAGTGTGGTGGAGAAGGTGGCCGACTTTATGGACATAGAGCTTGTCAAGGGGACGGTGGGGGGTATAAAGACCGTCGGCATGGCTGCGGTGGTGACGAACAGGGGTGGGCTTGCAAATCCCAACATAAACGAGTGGGAGGCGAAAAAGCTGCAAGAGGTGGCGGGAGTGGAAGTTTTAACCGGAACCGTTAACTTCGGAACGGATATGGTTGGTTCGGGCCTTGTAGCCAACTCAAAAGGATATGTTGTGGGTAGAGACACAACAGGCTTTGAGCTGGGCATTGTTGAGGAGGCTTTATTCCCGTGA
- a CDS encoding 50S ribosomal protein L31e, translating to MAKVVVERVYSIRLRHKMKRYPRWLRAKKAAKYVRKFLSRHMKVEPENVKIDTAVNEKIWERGAEKPPTKIRVRAVKFDDGIVEVELA from the coding sequence ATGGCCAAGGTTGTCGTTGAGAGGGTTTATTCAATAAGGCTCAGGCACAAGATGAAGAGGTATCCGAGATGGCTTAGGGCGAAGAAAGCTGCAAAGTACGTCAGGAAGTTCCTCAGCAGGCACATGAAGGTAGAGCCAGAGAACGTGAAAATTGACACCGCTGTTAACGAGAAAATCTGGGAGAGAGGAGCGGAAAAACCACCAACAAAGATAAGAGTAAGGGCTGTGAAGTTCGACGACGGAATAGTGGAAGTTGAGCTCGCGTGA
- a CDS encoding 50S ribosomal protein L39e produces MGKKTVGVKKRLAKAYKQNRRAPVWITVKTKRSVFGSPKRRHWRRSKLKV; encoded by the coding sequence ATGGGTAAGAAGACGGTTGGCGTTAAGAAGAGGCTGGCGAAGGCCTACAAGCAAAACAGAAGAGCTCCCGTCTGGATTACTGTGAAGACCAAGAGGAGCGTCTTCGGAAGCCCCAAGAGGAGGCACTGGAGGAGGAGCAAGCTGAAGGTGTGA
- a CDS encoding DNA-binding protein: MDDLEEIRRRKLMELQRQKELEELQKEEMRRQVEAQKKAILRAILEPEAKERLSRLKLAHPEIAEAVENQLIYLAQAGRIQSKITDKMLVEILKRVQPKKRETRIIRK, from the coding sequence ATGGATGATCTGGAGGAAATAAGGCGCAGGAAGCTGATGGAGTTGCAGAGGCAGAAGGAGCTTGAGGAGCTGCAGAAGGAGGAGATGAGGAGACAGGTTGAGGCACAGAAGAAGGCAATTTTGAGGGCAATTCTTGAGCCCGAAGCTAAGGAGAGACTTTCACGCTTAAAGCTCGCTCATCCTGAAATTGCTGAGGCAGTTGAGAACCAGCTTATTTATCTGGCTCAGGCTGGAAGAATTCAGAGCAAGATAACTGATAAAATGCTCGTTGAAATTTTGAAGAGAGTTCAGCCCAAGAAGAGGGAAACGAGAATCATAAGGAAGTGA
- a CDS encoding 30S ribosomal protein S19e: MATVYDVPADLLIKRVAERLKDMVAPPEWAKYVKTGVHKERSPEQDDWWYLRLASIFRRVYIDGPVGIERLRTFYGGRKRRGSKPPKFRKGSGAIVRNALHQLEQLGFVKKTREGRVVTPMGRSFLDKVATELKSELVSEIPALEKY, translated from the coding sequence ATGGCGACAGTGTATGATGTTCCGGCGGATTTGCTGATCAAGAGGGTTGCCGAAAGGCTGAAGGACATGGTTGCCCCTCCAGAGTGGGCAAAGTATGTTAAAACGGGAGTTCACAAGGAGAGGAGTCCAGAGCAGGATGACTGGTGGTATTTGAGGCTCGCATCAATTTTCAGAAGAGTTTACATTGACGGTCCTGTGGGCATCGAGAGGCTCAGAACCTTCTACGGTGGGAGAAAGAGGAGGGGTTCAAAGCCTCCGAAGTTCAGAAAGGGAAGCGGGGCTATAGTGAGAAACGCGCTCCATCAGCTTGAGCAGCTTGGTTTTGTGAAGAAAACAAGGGAGGGCAGAGTTGTAACTCCGATGGGGAGGTCTTTCCTCGACAAAGTTGCAACAGAGCTAAAATCTGAACTCGTTTCCGAGATACCTGCCCTCGAAAAGTACTGA
- a CDS encoding YhbY family RNA-binding protein, which translates to MVKDVVTINVGKNGVTESLINEINFLLEKRGAVKVRMLRNFRESSGKDKKELAREIASKVKGRLVDFRGFVLTFER; encoded by the coding sequence ATGGTGAAGGACGTGGTAACGATAAATGTTGGAAAAAACGGTGTGACGGAAAGCTTAATAAACGAGATAAATTTCCTGCTTGAGAAGCGCGGGGCAGTTAAGGTTAGAATGCTCCGCAACTTCAGAGAGTCATCGGGTAAGGATAAAAAGGAGCTTGCCCGGGAAATAGCTTCAAAGGTTAAGGGCAGGCTCGTTGATTTCAGAGGGTTCGTGCTAACCTTCGAGAGGTGA
- the argC gene encoding N-acetyl-gamma-glutamyl-phosphate reductase has product MKVGIIGASGYTGSELLRILANHPEAEVIAASSRRYEGQKIWKVHRFLKGFYDLEFCSPELSNFGDCDLVFTAVPHGEAMKYVPQLLDSGIKVVDISADYRLDKETYERVYGKKHEGYVEAVYGLTELHREEIKKANLVANPGCYPTGTILAASPLAKLELIERVVFDCKSGITGAGESPSAFTHYPNLHESIVPYKITEHRHYYEMVQELGRFQSDIKISFTPQVYPGSRGILTNAHVFLRGELTREELYRIYEEFYEDSFFVRIQESVSLSQVRGSNFCDISIHPGEDRVVVVSAIDNLVKGASGQAVQNMNLMMGFDETLGLRTPPLFP; this is encoded by the coding sequence ATGAAGGTTGGAATAATTGGAGCGAGCGGATACACGGGCTCCGAACTCCTCAGGATTCTCGCTAACCACCCCGAGGCGGAGGTGATAGCAGCATCATCCAGAAGGTATGAGGGGCAGAAGATATGGAAGGTTCATCGCTTTCTGAAGGGATTTTACGACCTTGAGTTCTGCAGCCCTGAGCTGAGCAATTTCGGTGATTGCGATTTGGTTTTTACAGCCGTCCCTCACGGAGAGGCGATGAAGTACGTCCCCCAGCTTCTTGACAGCGGGATAAAGGTTGTGGACATCTCCGCAGACTACAGGCTGGATAAGGAGACCTACGAAAGAGTCTATGGAAAAAAGCATGAGGGTTATGTAGAAGCGGTGTATGGTTTGACGGAGCTGCATAGAGAGGAAATCAAAAAGGCAAATCTTGTGGCAAATCCCGGCTGCTACCCCACTGGCACAATCCTCGCAGCATCACCCCTCGCAAAGCTTGAGCTGATTGAGAGGGTTGTTTTTGACTGTAAGAGCGGGATAACGGGAGCTGGAGAGTCTCCCTCCGCCTTCACGCACTACCCCAACCTGCACGAGTCAATAGTGCCCTACAAAATCACAGAGCACCGCCACTACTACGAGATGGTTCAGGAATTGGGCAGGTTTCAGAGCGACATCAAAATCTCCTTCACCCCCCAAGTCTATCCCGGCTCAAGGGGTATTTTGACCAACGCCCACGTCTTTCTGAGGGGAGAGCTTACAAGGGAGGAGCTTTACAGAATCTACGAGGAATTCTACGAAGACAGCTTCTTTGTCAGAATTCAGGAGAGTGTCTCCCTCAGTCAGGTGAGGGGGAGCAACTTCTGCGACATCTCCATCCATCCCGGAGAAGACAGGGTTGTAGTTGTTTCCGCAATCGACAACCTCGTGAAGGGGGCTTCGGGGCAGGCGGTTCAGAACATGAACCTGATGATGGGGTTCGACGAAACCCTTGGACTCAGAACTCCACCACTCTTCCCATGA
- a CDS encoding DUF167 family protein, giving the protein MAKVEDAVREAKDGVLISVHVSPGSKEVSFSYDEWRRAVEVRIKSPAKEGKANRELLGIFRQIFGEVELVSGEKSRSKVLKGKRE; this is encoded by the coding sequence ATGGCGAAAGTTGAGGATGCTGTGAGGGAAGCTAAGGATGGAGTTCTCATTTCAGTGCACGTTTCTCCGGGTTCAAAGGAGGTTTCTTTCAGCTATGATGAGTGGAGAAGGGCGGTGGAGGTGAGGATAAAAAGCCCCGCCAAGGAGGGGAAAGCGAACAGGGAGCTGCTTGGCATATTCAGACAGATATTCGGTGAGGTTGAGCTCGTAAGCGGTGAAAAGTCGAGGAGCAAAGTTCTGAAAGGTAAAAGGGAGTAA
- a CDS encoding formylmethanofuran--tetrahydromethanopterin N-formyltransferase: protein MLELNGVPVDDTYCEAFDGIYSRIIVTAKHKWLLKKAAYSATALPSTVFGEAEGGVEKWLSPQETPDGRLGAICQIWVQKSKKFLDVLMREMGKRIRQGILVVPTTRVFNATESETKFDAEINVGRCGDGYEWEDEMWGRKVIRVPIMFGEFIIERYIGYAEGIAGGNIWYFCESEEAALEAGEAAVEALKQLDGVITSFDICSAGSKPETKYPEMGPSTNHYFCPTLKGKIPDSKVPDGVKSIPEIVINGIKREVVEKAMFVCMDVVSKIDGVVRISAGNYEGKLGQHKIYLKDLIEKYS, encoded by the coding sequence ATGCTCGAACTGAACGGTGTGCCGGTTGATGATACATACTGCGAGGCTTTTGATGGGATATATTCGAGAATTATCGTAACGGCAAAGCACAAGTGGCTGCTTAAGAAGGCCGCATACTCCGCAACAGCCTTGCCCTCAACCGTTTTTGGTGAAGCTGAGGGTGGTGTTGAAAAATGGCTCTCACCTCAGGAGACTCCCGATGGCAGGCTTGGAGCCATCTGCCAGATTTGGGTTCAGAAGTCCAAGAAGTTCCTTGACGTTTTGATGAGGGAGATGGGGAAGAGGATAAGGCAGGGAATTCTCGTCGTCCCCACTACGAGGGTTTTCAATGCTACCGAAAGCGAAACGAAGTTTGATGCTGAAATAAACGTTGGGAGGTGCGGTGACGGCTACGAGTGGGAGGACGAGATGTGGGGAAGGAAGGTTATCAGAGTCCCCATAATGTTCGGAGAGTTCATAATCGAGCGCTATATTGGTTACGCTGAGGGCATCGCTGGTGGAAACATCTGGTACTTCTGCGAGAGCGAGGAGGCCGCTTTAGAGGCGGGAGAGGCCGCGGTTGAGGCGCTAAAGCAGCTGGATGGTGTGATAACGTCCTTCGACATCTGTTCCGCTGGAAGCAAGCCGGAAACGAAGTATCCGGAGATGGGTCCAAGCACGAACCACTACTTCTGTCCCACACTTAAAGGCAAAATCCCCGATTCAAAGGTTCCTGATGGCGTTAAATCGATTCCAGAAATCGTCATCAATGGCATTAAAAGAGAGGTGGTTGAGAAGGCAATGTTCGTCTGCATGGATGTTGTCAGCAAAATCGACGGCGTTGTGAGAATCTCTGCAGGCAACTACGAAGGAAAGCTCGGCCAGCACAAGATTTACCTTAAGGACCTGATTGAGAAGTACTCCTGA
- the thiE gene encoding thiamine phosphate synthase, with protein sequence MSRLEDYLSVYFITDSEFGRTHEELAEMALRAGVRAIQFREKKLSTKRMYEIGKRLRALTRDYDALFFVNDRIDVALAVDADGVHIGQDDMPAFAAREIFPGYIGVSAGNVEEAKKDERFADYLGVGPVFPTKTKEDAGEAIGIEGLRRIVESVSVPVVAIGSINKQNAIEVLKTGVAGIAVISAIAAADDPERAARELVELVRRFKSGL encoded by the coding sequence ATGAGCAGGCTTGAGGATTATTTGAGCGTTTACTTCATAACGGATTCCGAATTCGGCCGAACGCACGAGGAGCTTGCCGAAATGGCTTTGAGGGCTGGAGTGAGAGCAATCCAGTTCAGGGAGAAGAAGCTCAGCACGAAAAGGATGTACGAAATAGGAAAGAGGCTCAGGGCGCTTACAAGAGATTACGACGCTCTTTTCTTCGTAAACGACAGGATAGATGTTGCCCTGGCCGTTGATGCGGACGGAGTCCACATCGGGCAGGATGACATGCCTGCTTTTGCGGCAAGGGAAATCTTTCCCGGCTACATTGGCGTTTCAGCCGGCAACGTTGAGGAGGCGAAGAAGGATGAGAGGTTCGCTGATTACCTCGGAGTCGGGCCTGTGTTTCCAACAAAAACGAAGGAAGATGCGGGGGAGGCAATCGGTATTGAAGGGTTGAGGAGAATAGTTGAGAGCGTGAGTGTCCCAGTTGTGGCCATCGGCTCAATAAATAAACAGAATGCCATCGAAGTTCTGAAAACCGGTGTGGCCGGGATTGCTGTAATATCAGCCATAGCTGCGGCGGATGACCCTGAGAGGGCTGCAAGAGAGCTGGTTGAGCTTGTCAGACGATTTAAATCCGGGTTGTAG
- the thiM gene encoding hydroxyethylthiazole kinase, producing MHLQRLKEELERDIARIAEFKPVVHHITNYVAMNDSANITIAIGASPIMSFAHGEIDELVSIASSLLINIGTLDEYIIQAVMLAVKSAKSKGVPVLLDPVGSGATKLRTSTALSVAEEGVDVIKGNQGEILSLLRKEGVVRGVDSKVTAEAADVKEVARKFGLVVVATGKEDLISDGRSVYVMRNGTEMLGRITASGCMLGSVIASFMAVQKDFLLASLEGLACYNVAGELAAEKSSGTASFRSNLIDEISKITAEKVIERLNLERVV from the coding sequence ATGCACCTCCAGAGGCTGAAAGAAGAGCTGGAAAGAGACATTGCGCGTATCGCGGAATTTAAGCCTGTAGTGCACCACATCACGAACTACGTGGCGATGAACGATTCTGCCAACATAACCATAGCTATCGGCGCATCACCGATAATGAGCTTCGCTCACGGGGAAATCGATGAGCTTGTTTCGATTGCATCTTCTCTCCTGATAAATATCGGAACCCTTGACGAGTACATAATCCAGGCGGTAATGCTGGCAGTCAAATCGGCAAAAAGCAAAGGGGTGCCGGTTCTGCTCGACCCAGTTGGGTCTGGAGCAACAAAGCTGAGAACATCCACAGCCTTGTCGGTTGCGGAGGAGGGTGTTGATGTTATTAAGGGCAACCAAGGGGAGATTCTTAGCCTTCTGAGAAAGGAGGGGGTTGTTAGGGGTGTTGATTCAAAAGTTACGGCCGAAGCTGCAGATGTTAAGGAGGTTGCCAGGAAGTTCGGCTTGGTGGTTGTGGCAACCGGAAAGGAGGATTTGATTAGCGACGGTAGAAGCGTTTACGTAATGAGAAACGGCACGGAGATGCTCGGCAGGATTACGGCGAGCGGCTGCATGCTCGGTAGCGTTATAGCCAGCTTCATGGCTGTTCAGAAGGATTTTCTCCTCGCCTCACTTGAGGGGCTGGCATGCTACAACGTTGCCGGAGAGCTTGCGGCTGAGAAAAGCTCCGGAACGGCAAGCTTTCGCTCAAACCTTATAGATGAAATTTCAAAAATAACCGCGGAGAAGGTTATTGAAAGGCTGAACCTTGAGAGGGTGGTCTGA